The Candidatus Limnocylindrales bacterium genome has a segment encoding these proteins:
- a CDS encoding acyl-CoA dehydrogenase, with the protein MMYYPLSEDERMIQEMVRKLAQSEIAPRAREADEKEQIPPENIRVMAEHGLFGMYIPPEYGGTGMSRLAFAIVVEEISRACAATGTFIADQSLGTYPIILDGNEEQKRKYLPKSATGEKIFAFALSEPNSGSDVASMQTTADREGDYYVLNGQKQWITNGDIADYVIVFAKTDKTKGAKGISAFIVDSKTPGFRVGKKELKLGIRGSSTVALHFENCRVHKDEMLGSEGEGFKVAMKTLDMTRPSVGAQAVGIAQAAFDLALKYSKERKQFGQPIGQFQGIQFMLADMAMKIHAARLMVYNSAQAIDARQGRATVEASMAKCFASDIAMEVTIDAVQIFGGYGYSREYPVERLMRDAKITQIYEGTNQIQRVIIAENLLRE; encoded by the coding sequence ATGATGTATTATCCCCTCAGTGAGGATGAAAGAATGATTCAAGAAATGGTTCGGAAGCTGGCCCAAAGTGAAATTGCACCGAGAGCTCGGGAAGCCGATGAGAAAGAGCAAATACCGCCGGAAAATATCCGTGTGATGGCAGAGCACGGGTTGTTTGGTATGTATATCCCGCCGGAGTATGGCGGAACCGGTATGTCCCGGCTGGCTTTTGCCATTGTGGTTGAAGAGATCTCCAGGGCGTGTGCGGCTACGGGCACGTTTATAGCTGATCAATCTCTGGGAACCTATCCCATCATTTTAGACGGAAATGAAGAGCAAAAACGGAAATACCTGCCGAAATCGGCTACCGGTGAGAAGATTTTCGCATTTGCCTTAAGCGAACCTAATTCGGGTTCTGATGTGGCCAGCATGCAAACTACGGCAGACCGGGAGGGAGATTACTATGTGCTGAACGGCCAGAAACAGTGGATCACCAATGGGGATATAGCCGATTACGTCATTGTCTTTGCTAAGACCGATAAAACCAAGGGAGCCAAAGGAATTAGTGCTTTTATTGTGGACAGTAAAACCCCGGGATTTCGGGTGGGGAAGAAAGAGTTAAAACTGGGAATTCGGGGTTCTTCTACAGTAGCTCTCCATTTTGAAAACTGTCGGGTCCATAAGGATGAAATGCTAGGCTCGGAAGGAGAAGGGTTTAAGGTGGCCATGAAAACCCTGGATATGACCCGGCCCAGTGTAGGAGCCCAGGCGGTTGGAATTGCCCAGGCTGCCTTTGATTTGGCTTTAAAGTACAGTAAGGAACGAAAACAATTTGGACAGCCTATTGGACAGTTCCAGGGAATTCAATTTATGTTGGCAGATATGGCCATGAAGATCCATGCAGCCCGGCTGATGGTTTACAATTCAGCCCAGGCCATTGATGCCCGTCAGGGTCGAGCTACCGTGGAGGCTTCGATGGCTAAGTGCTTTGCCTCAGATATAGCTATGGAAGTAACTATCGATGCGGTTCAGATTTTTGGGGGTTATGGGTATAGTCGAGAGTACCCGGTGGAACGATTAATGCGAGATGCTAAAATTACCCAGATCTATGAAGGTACCAATCAGATTCAACGGGTGATTATCGCGGAAAACCTGCTGAGGGAATAA